A genomic segment from Corylus avellana chromosome ca5, CavTom2PMs-1.0 encodes:
- the LOC132181897 gene encoding rRNA (cytosine-C(5))-methyltransferase NOP2C-like — MRKARDLVQTSGRRFLRLPNSKTPKMEDISERYGYKPMLRWNPQVEEYFIKAYGADHFSRISNALTHPSCYSCVRVNTLKSTSDAVIQKLMAIMKETEHDDANENLNEYDANVNADTGLKQKGCLKKTNISLNLSDCSKVTNALKENFQTGPISKCQFPGLDYVVFVRGSGPHVIDYGYIHEKPPKEVIVSRKCAEAVLRGAQCSVERGKNCGFSCCGAAWSLMADGGTGANHRGDCSAGLETGRDGSFPAELTNNFSILSAL, encoded by the exons ATGAGGAAAGCGAGGGATTTGGTCCAAACCTCAGGCAGACGCTTCCTCAGGCTCCCAAACTCTAAGACACccaag ATGGAGGATATATCGGAGCGATACGGGTACAAGCCGATGCTGCGATGGAACCCTCAGGTGGAGGAGTACTTCATCAAAGCCTACGGAGCCGACCATTTCTCGCGTATTTCCAATGCCCTAAC GCATCCGTCTTGCTACTCTTGTGTACGTGTGAATACACTCAAGTCAACAAGTGATGCCGTTATTCAGAAGCTAATGGCAATTATGAAAGAAACAGAGCATGACGATGCTAATGAGAACTTAAATGAATATGATGCCAATGTCAATGCTGATACAGGCTTGAAGCAAAAAGGTTGTTTGAAAAAAACTAACATTTCCCTGAATTTGAGTGACTGTAGTAAGGTGACAAATGCTCTGAAAGAAAACTTCCAAACTGGTCCCATTTCTAAGTGTCAGTTCCCTGGGTTAGACTATGTGGTGTTTGTCAGGGGTTCAGGACCACATGTGATTGATTATGGTTATATACATGAAAAACCTCCTAAGGAGGTAATTGTGAGCCGGAAATGTGCCGAGGCAGTTCTTCGAGGTGCTCAG TGCTCCGTTGAGAGGGGAAAAAATTGCGGTTTCAGTTGCTGTGGAGCAGCCTGGTCCCTGATGGCGGATGGGGGAACCGGTGCCAACCACCGTGGGGACTGTTCTGCAGGCTTGGAGACAGGTAGAGATGGTTCATTCCCTGCTGAACTGACAAATAATTTTAGTATATTGTCTGCATTATAA